The genomic DNA AATGGCATTAGCACTAGTAACTCATTGTTCCAAGTGATTTCTGTTAATAGTCAGACGGGCGAACGAATGTGGAGTAAACGTTTAGGCTGGCGTGATTATTTAATTGGTCAAACAGATCAATATGTGGTTTTGAATAATGCTGATAACGAGGCCATTTACTTACTAGATACAAAAACAGGGAAAAAACAGTTTTCTGAAGCGGATTTAGTGAAGAAATTCCCTGAATTAAAAGACTATTTAAGCTCTGATTTCGTTGATTATCGTTTTATGGATAATCGCTATCTCTATATTTATGGATTAAACAATCGATATTATCAATTAGATTTGAAAAATTGGCAGTTAAAACAAGACCCAACTTTCAAAGAAGTCTTTCAAACACAAGAAGCGCCTAAATGGACGGTAGATTCAAATGAGAGTCAAATTGGTCAAGAGCTGTCATCGGAAGAGCGTACAACAGTGCAAGGAAAACTAGAAGAGCAACTAATAGCACCAGTTTTATTAGGCAAGAAAGATGAAGCAAATTATTATGTTCTGTCATATAAGAAAAGACAAAGTAATCAAGCGATAGTTGGCTTATACAATTGGCAGAAAAAAACATACGAGTGGCAAACACCGTTGCTTTTAACTAAAGAAAATGTACCTATTGAAGCTTTTCAAGTAGAGGATGCGTTATTCATTAAAGTCCCGCGTTATTTATACAAAATTAACCTGAATAATGGTAATCAAGAGTATCAGTTTGATTACCGTTGGGGCCAAGTGATTCGTTAAACGAAAAGTGGTAAAGCATGCTTAGACAAATAGAAGGAGCAAATAGTCCTTATGATATAAAAAAACGCTTAGAAGAGTAGTGATTCCGCTAGTTTTCTAAGCGCTTTTTTATTTTATGCAGGTCCAGAGATTAAATTCCAGATAATCGAACCTGTATATGCGCCAGGAAATAATTGTGAAACAGGGGTTTGGATTGCAAGAGAAATATCGGTCATGCGGCCGCTCCACATTCCTTGTCCTTTTTTATCACCAGCGTTACTCATTAAAGTGGCACCGTTACCGATAATAATTGGGTTGGTCGGGAAGTCGGGTGCAGCAGGATCTTCTGAAAAATCCAGTCCATACATTGTATTTGTCATAAAGAAACGCCTTAACGTTTTGTCATAGCGAGCATAGCCGCCTGTTAATTGAAACGTAATGATGCCTAGTAAAGAATGAGCTTCGTTTCGCATGTGTGGGATTTCAGCAGTGACATGCCAACCAGTTAAGGCTCCGCGAACATCCCCCATCCCGAAGTGTCTCATTGTATGAGTATTGCCTTCAGAAGGTCGTATAGGAACTGCCGTTAAATCACCAGAAATCGCTTGGGTTTCAAAAGTAAATTCTTTCGGAATAAAGAGCAAGTCAAAACTAGTGTTAGGATTTTCTAAATCAGGATAAATGGCATCGTCAACCGATTCATCACCAGGCAGCCCTCCAATTTCTAGTTCAACTGAAACGGGCGTTTTTCCAGAACGGGTGGCAAAAGAAACCGATGGGTCAAAACTAAAGAGACTGAATACTAGCAACAAGGCTGCAAGTGATTGATAAGTGAGTAGATTTTTTTGTTTCAAGAAAGTTCCTCCTTTAGGTGCTGATAATATAAGTATACGCAAAAGGAGCTGTTTTTATTTATCAGTAATTTACAGGGAATTCGAAAATATTGAGACAGATAGTGTTTAATATTAGTAGAGAAAGATGAGTCGACAATTTTTACTTGTTGATTCTGTCTTTTTTGAGCACAATTCGTTATATCAAGCATGCTAAAATATAAAAGAAATCATCAAGTATCACTAATCAAAATGGAGAGGAGGAGAAAACTTTGAGTAAGTGTTTCGGGTTGTTGATGATTTTATTTGTATTATCTGGCTGTTCAGGAAGTAGGAATTCGCAACAGGAAGTCGTTATAGAAAAGTCTGCTAATAATGACAAAGCAAGACAATTTGTTGATCAAAAAAATCCGCATTTAGGAACGCAATTAGAAGCAGAATCTTATACTAAACAGGAAGCGATTGAATTTTTACAAAATGGTTTAGGGATACCAACGAATGACTCGGCGTTTCATTATACGTTTAAGCAGTCAAATAAAGGAAGTTATGTTGTTCAAATTATATCTGAAAAGAATAGTGTCTCAAAAGAGAATGAATTGTTCGGATATTATCAGGTGTATCAAGATGGTATTATAGTGAAAATGATGGAAAAGGATCAAACGTTCCAAGAAAATTAAGTGATAAATAAAAAAGTTGACAAAAAACACAAACAGTCTTGTTTGTGTTTTTTTGTTTAATGTTCGTGTTTTATTTTTTAATAACCTTTTTCGAAAAAATATACGAACGTTCGGGTTTAAAAACGAACAAAAAGATGAAAATGTGTTGAAATATACGTTTTCCTTGCGTATACTGATGAAGTGAAAAAACGAACGAGGAGTGTACGAATGAACAAGAAAGTTCCTTATTTAATTGTGGCACCGGGGCTAGTACTATTATTATTTTTCTTAATGATTCCATTAATTACTAGCATTTTGCCAACCATTTTTACTGATCATGGCTTGACACTAAATCAGTATGTTACTTTTTTTAAAGATGACTATAATGTTTCAATTTTCTGGCGAACGATAAGAGTTTCGTTAATTGTGACGGGTATTTCAATCGTGTTGGGCATTCCAACGGCATACTTTATTGCTGGGGTTTCCAAAAAATGGCGTGGGTTTTTAATGGCTATGACCTTGTTTCCACTATTAACCAATTCAGTTATTCGAAGTTTTGCTTGGATTAACATTTTAGGAAAAAACGGTGTAGTGAATACGTTGTTATTAAAAACAGGCTTAATTGAGCAACCGCTGAATTTATTGTATACAGAATTTGCAATTATTATCGGTTCAGTGTATTTATTTTTACCAACAATGATTATGACCTTAGTTGGGGTTATGGAAAACATTGAAGGAGAAATGCTAGAAGCGGCTGAGACGCTAGGCGCCAATCCAATGACGGCTTTTCGGAAAATTGTTTTACCTTTATCAATTCCAGGCACCATCGTAGGAAGTATATTAGTGTTTACAGGAACTTTAACGGCTTATACGACGCCACAGCTGTTAGGTGGTAACCAAAAAATGATGATGTCGACCTTCTTATATCAAAAGGCTAATACTTTAGGTGATTGGCAATCGGCGAGTGTTCTTGCATTTATTATGATTTTAACAACATTAATTGTGATGAAAGGCCTAGACATGGTCGCTAAGAAAGTAGATCGGAGAGAAGCAAATCATGCGTAAGCAAAAAGGACTATCTGTTATTGCAATTCTAGTTTTTCTGTTTTTATTTTTACCATTATGTTTGATTGTGGTGACTTCTTTTGGAACAGCCGCAGCGATTCAATTTCCGATTAAAGGATTTACTTTAGATTGGTACGCCAAAGCATTACAATCGGAAACGTTTATGGACAGTTTTAAGTTAAGCTTGTTGATTGGGGTATTAGCGACTGTTTTAGCATTAATAGTAGGGATTCCGGCTTCCTATGCGCTGGCACGTTATTCCGTTCGCGGGCGCAACTTTATTAAAAGCTTTTTCTTATCCCCAACTGTGATTCCAGGAATTGTGGTCGGGTATACGTTATTTCAATATATTGTTATTAAATTAGGTTTGCCTGTCTTTCAAGGATTATTAATGGGGCATTTTTTAATTAGTTTGCCTTATATTATTCGAGTGGTTGGGTCAAGTATGGAACAACTAGATTATTCAATGGAAGAAGTAGCTTGGACATTAGGTTGTACAAGATTGCGAGCTTTTATTCAAATTGTTTTACCCAATGTGTCTTCAGGAATTTTTGCAGCCTTTATGTTAGCATTTGTCAATTCGTTTAACAATGTTCCTGTATCGATGTTTTTATCAGGTCCCGGTGTGACGATGCTGCCTACTTCTTTATTAAGTTATATGGAATACAATTATGATCCAACTGTTTCAGCAATTTCTGTATTGTTGATGCTACTAACAATGGGCTTAATGTTTTTAATTGAAAAAACGTTGGGACTAGCTTCCATTGCCTAAAACATGGAAGAAGCACGAGATAGAAAGAGGAGAAAATTTTGACTTTTGTGGATTTAAAAGATATTCGCGTCAGCTATGACGGAAAACAAGATATTTTAAAAGATTTAAATATTTCAATGGAAAAAGGAGAGTTAGTTTCTTTATTAGGACCGAGTGGTTGTGGTAAAACGACTACGTTAAGAGTGATTGCTGGATTAATTAAGCCAAACGACGGACAGTTTTTCGTTGACCAAGAAGAACTAACAAAGGTTCCTGTCCATAAAAGAAACTTCGGGATGGTTTTTCAAAGCTATGCGTTATTTCCCCATTTAACGATTGCAGAAAATGTCGCTTTTGGGCTGAAATTACGCAAAGAAAACAAACAAACCATGGACCAAAAAGTCACGGAAATGCTAAAAGTATGTGGTTTAGAAAGCTTGGGCGACCGTTATCCAAAACAATTATCTGGTGGTCAAAGACAGCGGGTTGCGCTAGCACGTGCTCTGATTATTGAACCTAAACTATTACTACTAGATGAACCGTTGAGTAATTTAGATGCAAAATTGCGAGTGGCAATGCGGATTGAAATCAAACGGATTCAACAACAATTAGGCATTACGACAGTTTTTGTCACACATGACCAAGAAGAATGTTTTTCTATTTCAGATAAAGTGGCCATTATGAATAATGGCGTGATTGAACAATATGATTCACCAGAAACGATTTATCG from Enterococcus faecalis includes the following:
- a CDS encoding PA2928 family protein; the protein is MDTLYRSWQLSGWLYHDIFVIIVAIIFIVISGILVISLIRRRSTRRLVPYALILLVYLAVIHFAGLIFFGMFRSVTIEEKSATFYSEKTKGLTSIERMIIPNGRTNGISTSNSLFQVISVNSQTGERMWSKRLGWRDYLIGQTDQYVVLNNADNEAIYLLDTKTGKKQFSEADLVKKFPELKDYLSSDFVDYRFMDNRYLYIYGLNNRYYQLDLKNWQLKQDPTFKEVFQTQEAPKWTVDSNESQIGQELSSEERTTVQGKLEEQLIAPVLLGKKDEANYYVLSYKKRQSNQAIVGLYNWQKKTYEWQTPLLLTKENVPIEAFQVEDALFIKVPRYLYKINLNNGNQEYQFDYRWGQVIR
- a CDS encoding ABC transporter permease — protein: MNKKVPYLIVAPGLVLLLFFLMIPLITSILPTIFTDHGLTLNQYVTFFKDDYNVSIFWRTIRVSLIVTGISIVLGIPTAYFIAGVSKKWRGFLMAMTLFPLLTNSVIRSFAWINILGKNGVVNTLLLKTGLIEQPLNLLYTEFAIIIGSVYLFLPTMIMTLVGVMENIEGEMLEAAETLGANPMTAFRKIVLPLSIPGTIVGSILVFTGTLTAYTTPQLLGGNQKMMMSTFLYQKANTLGDWQSASVLAFIMILTTLIVMKGLDMVAKKVDRREANHA
- a CDS encoding ABC transporter permease gives rise to the protein MRKQKGLSVIAILVFLFLFLPLCLIVVTSFGTAAAIQFPIKGFTLDWYAKALQSETFMDSFKLSLLIGVLATVLALIVGIPASYALARYSVRGRNFIKSFFLSPTVIPGIVVGYTLFQYIVIKLGLPVFQGLLMGHFLISLPYIIRVVGSSMEQLDYSMEEVAWTLGCTRLRAFIQIVLPNVSSGIFAAFMLAFVNSFNNVPVSMFLSGPGVTMLPTSLLSYMEYNYDPTVSAISVLLMLLTMGLMFLIEKTLGLASIA
- a CDS encoding WxL domain-containing protein; this translates as MRILILSAPKGGTFLKQKNLLTYQSLAALLLVFSLFSFDPSVSFATRSGKTPVSVELEIGGLPGDESVDDAIYPDLENPNTSFDLLFIPKEFTFETQAISGDLTAVPIRPSEGNTHTMRHFGMGDVRGALTGWHVTAEIPHMRNEAHSLLGIITFQLTGGYARYDKTLRRFFMTNTMYGLDFSEDPAAPDFPTNPIIIGNGATLMSNAGDKKGQGMWSGRMTDISLAIQTPVSQLFPGAYTGSIIWNLISGPA
- a CDS encoding ABC transporter ATP-binding protein produces the protein MTFVDLKDIRVSYDGKQDILKDLNISMEKGELVSLLGPSGCGKTTTLRVIAGLIKPNDGQFFVDQEELTKVPVHKRNFGMVFQSYALFPHLTIAENVAFGLKLRKENKQTMDQKVTEMLKVCGLESLGDRYPKQLSGGQRQRVALARALIIEPKLLLLDEPLSNLDAKLRVAMRIEIKRIQQQLGITTVFVTHDQEECFSISDKVAIMNNGVIEQYDSPETIYRLPRTKFVAEFIGFENFFSVEKMEAGHYRTQTNQIVKTTNPEPNVTTTVATIRPEDIEIVSEAATNTVAGTVAVRTFLGKSYQYEVETALGTLLVNGTSEQLYETNETIHLAFPAEKLVILEK